A genomic window from Nocardioides sp. BP30 includes:
- a CDS encoding helix-turn-helix domain-containing protein, protein MSKARLVITAVIVEKRSVTEVARDYGVSRSWLYELLGRYKTDGEAAFEPRSRRPKTSPNATPTVVVDLVRALRKQLTEAGHDAGAETIAWHLQHHHRLNLSRATIHRILARNNAIAPDPSKRPESSYIRFVAEQPNETWQSDFTHYRLTQQDGTPGADVEIIT, encoded by the coding sequence ATGTCAAAGGCCCGCCTGGTCATCACCGCCGTCATTGTGGAGAAGCGCTCCGTGACCGAAGTCGCCCGCGACTACGGCGTGTCCCGATCGTGGCTCTATGAGCTCCTGGGCCGCTACAAGACCGACGGCGAAGCGGCGTTCGAACCCCGCTCGCGACGCCCCAAGACCAGTCCCAACGCGACACCCACAGTGGTGGTCGACCTCGTGCGCGCGCTGCGCAAACAGCTCACCGAGGCTGGACACGACGCCGGCGCGGAGACCATCGCCTGGCACCTGCAACACCACCACAGGCTGAATCTGTCCCGCGCCACGATCCACCGGATCCTGGCCCGCAACAACGCGATAGCACCCGACCCGAGTAAGCGCCCCGAGTCCTCCTACATCCGCTTCGTCGCCGAACAGCCCAACGAGACCTGGCAATCGGACTTCACCCACTACCGCCTTACCCAACAAGACGGCACCCCGGGCGCCGACGTCGAGATCATCACCTGA
- a CDS encoding TetR/AcrR family transcriptional regulator translates to MVTLGTTTRRSARRDELLDGLVALFLAEGFRIASIEDWSARLQCSKSTLYQVAPSKEQLIVAVVRDFFRRATEAVETRIAEENDPIARIGTYLEAISAQLAPASPAFFTDLEAFEPAREIYLRNTAIAAARVQELVATANREADASASLDAAFVGAVAGTVMAAIQRGEIKSATSLDDAAAYRLLADLIVAGVTRSTVRNGR, encoded by the coding sequence ATGGTGACGCTAGGAACGACCACCCGCCGCTCGGCTCGGCGGGACGAGCTGCTCGACGGTCTCGTGGCCCTCTTCCTCGCGGAGGGGTTCCGCATCGCCAGCATCGAGGACTGGTCGGCGCGGTTGCAGTGCTCGAAGTCGACGCTCTACCAGGTCGCGCCCAGCAAGGAGCAGCTCATCGTGGCCGTCGTGCGCGACTTCTTCCGCCGCGCGACCGAGGCGGTCGAGACACGCATCGCCGAGGAGAACGACCCGATCGCCCGGATCGGCACCTACCTCGAAGCCATCTCGGCCCAGCTCGCACCGGCCTCGCCGGCCTTCTTCACCGACCTCGAGGCGTTCGAGCCCGCACGGGAGATCTACCTGCGCAACACCGCGATCGCCGCTGCCCGCGTCCAAGAACTGGTGGCGACGGCGAACCGGGAGGCGGATGCCAGCGCGAGCCTGGACGCTGCCTTCGTCGGCGCTGTCGCCGGGACCGTGATGGCGGCCATCCAGCGCGGCGAGATCAAGTCCGCCACCTCCCTCGACGACGCCGCCGCCTACCGGCTGCTCGCCGACCTGATCGTGGCCGGGGTGACGCGCTCGACCGTGCGGAACGGCCGCTGA
- a CDS encoding acyl-CoA dehydrogenase family protein, whose product MPAERLMPTPESTDLIELTRAIAARELAPYVDEAERAHRFPREAFRALGRAGLLGLPYPEEYGGGEQPYEVYLQVVEEIASAWAAVGVGTSVHALSCFGLAQAGTEEQRNTWLPDMLGGELLGAYCLSEAHAGSDPAAMRTRAVRHGDEYVIDGAKAWTTHGGEADFYKVMARTSDDGGRGISCFLVPADTPGLRADAPEDKMGLMSSTTATMLFDGVRVPAERRLGAEGQGLPIALAGLDSGRLGIAAVATGVAQAALDVAVSYAREREAFGRPIIQHEGLAFLLADMAAAVESARATYLHAARLKDAGRAFSRQASIAKMVATDNAMKVTTDAVQVLGGAGYTRDFPVERYMRETKVMQIFEGTNQIQRLVISRTLG is encoded by the coding sequence ATGCCCGCAGAGCGACTGATGCCGACACCGGAGTCGACCGACCTGATCGAGCTCACCCGCGCCATCGCCGCGCGCGAGCTGGCTCCGTACGTCGACGAGGCCGAACGCGCCCACCGCTTCCCTCGCGAGGCCTTCCGGGCCCTGGGCCGTGCCGGCCTGCTCGGGTTGCCCTACCCCGAGGAGTACGGCGGCGGTGAGCAGCCGTACGAGGTCTACCTCCAGGTGGTCGAGGAGATCGCCTCGGCCTGGGCGGCGGTCGGCGTCGGCACGAGTGTGCACGCGCTGTCCTGCTTCGGCCTCGCGCAGGCCGGGACCGAGGAGCAGCGCAACACCTGGCTCCCCGACATGCTCGGCGGTGAGCTGCTCGGTGCGTACTGCCTCTCCGAGGCCCATGCAGGCTCGGACCCGGCGGCGATGCGGACCCGCGCCGTGCGGCACGGCGACGAGTACGTGATCGACGGCGCCAAGGCCTGGACCACCCACGGCGGCGAGGCCGACTTCTACAAGGTGATGGCGCGCACCTCCGACGACGGCGGCCGGGGGATCTCCTGCTTCCTGGTGCCGGCGGACACGCCGGGGCTGCGCGCGGACGCGCCGGAGGACAAGATGGGGCTGATGAGCTCCACCACCGCCACCATGCTCTTCGACGGTGTCCGGGTGCCGGCCGAGCGGCGCCTGGGTGCCGAGGGCCAGGGCCTTCCCATCGCGCTGGCCGGGCTCGACTCCGGTCGGCTGGGGATCGCCGCCGTCGCCACGGGAGTGGCCCAGGCCGCGCTCGACGTGGCGGTGAGCTATGCACGCGAGCGCGAGGCCTTCGGCCGTCCGATCATCCAGCACGAGGGCCTGGCCTTCCTGCTGGCCGACATGGCCGCGGCGGTCGAGTCCGCCCGGGCGACCTACCTGCACGCCGCCCGGCTCAAGGATGCCGGCCGGGCGTTCTCCCGGCAGGCGTCGATCGCGAAGATGGTCGCCACGGACAACGCGATGAAGGTCACCACCGACGCCGTCCAGGTGCTCGGGGGCGCCGGATACACGCGCGACTTCCCGGTCGAGCGCTACATGCGCGAGACCAAGGTGATGCAGATCTTCGAGGGCACCAACCAGATCCAGCGTCTGGTGATCAGCCGCACCCTGGGCTGA
- a CDS encoding TetR/AcrR family transcriptional regulator, giving the protein MGLREMKAARTHDTILRAALRLFETQGYDATTMEEIAAAAEVGTSTLYRYFPTKEMLLVTPLSLRGHLVAEFRRRPAEEPLEQALGHAIEALMTAPRAEMAERRAIFEILAVAPAAKMRLHDEVRQERTELEEAVAERLGRPHGDIFSVVTARLAIAILETVGDHAPDVHDDPAQAQKAARAAMHAISAALQAEAPAVPSFDL; this is encoded by the coding sequence ATGGGCTTGCGCGAGATGAAGGCGGCGCGGACGCACGACACGATCCTCAGAGCCGCGCTGCGCCTCTTCGAGACGCAGGGGTACGACGCGACGACCATGGAGGAGATCGCTGCAGCGGCCGAGGTGGGGACCTCGACCCTCTACCGCTACTTCCCGACCAAGGAGATGCTGCTCGTCACGCCGCTGAGCCTGCGTGGCCACCTGGTGGCCGAGTTCCGCCGACGACCCGCGGAGGAGCCGCTCGAACAGGCACTGGGGCACGCCATCGAGGCACTGATGACAGCGCCCCGCGCCGAGATGGCAGAGCGCCGGGCCATCTTCGAGATCCTCGCGGTAGCCCCGGCGGCGAAGATGCGGTTGCACGACGAGGTCCGCCAGGAGCGCACCGAGCTCGAGGAGGCCGTCGCCGAGCGACTCGGCCGCCCGCACGGCGACATCTTCAGTGTCGTCACCGCGCGGTTGGCGATCGCCATCCTGGAGACCGTGGGCGACCACGCCCCCGACGTACACGACGATCCGGCCCAGGCTCAGAAGGCGGCCCGCGCCGCCATGCACGCCATCAGCGCTGCGCTGCAGGCCGAGGCGCCGGCGGTGCCGAGCTTCGATCTCTGA
- a CDS encoding MMPL family transporter, which translates to MAWQLFRLGRWCFRHRRIVVAFWLVLLIGVGVGSKTLAGSTDDQFTLNGIESTQAFDLIKARTPGAAPDGASAQVVFQAPKGQQLTSASNKAAVERALALVKTKDVVSVADPFTAGTVSKDGTVAYASVSYAKQAVDLTDADKSAAEAAKASGTKAGLTVAIGGDAFQSTSAGGAAEGIGILVALFVLVITFGSLIAAGMPLLTAIVGLGIGLLGITTLTGFLTLSSTTSALGSMLGLAVGIDYALFIMSRYQHEVRNGRDPEEAIGRAVGTAGSAVVFAGLTVIIALAGLSICGIGFLTQMGLGGAGMVALAVLIALTLLPALLGFAGKRVLGGKLRFLKARDAEGSDDVRTNGRRWVELVARLRVPFLVGGILLAAVLSFPVTKMQLALPDNATAAAGSDQRVGYDLIADSFGAGANGPLVVVVDTAGAGSGQQALDAVNTAVATIEGVKTDVVAVIPPAGAGSDATPAARQQLVKQLDAARYATVTVIPRSGPSDQATKDLVGTIRADLSDLTSRTGARALVSGQTAVGVDISQKLTDVFPRYLLVVVGLAFVLLVLVFRSILVPLKAAVGFLLSVGISLGTTVAVFQWGWLNNLIGLDVTTPVVFILPLLLTGVLFGLAMDYEVFLVTRMREAYVHGEEARAAVRTGFSHSARVVTAAAAIMTGVFCGFALGDDVLIKTIGFALAVGVIADAFLVRMTLVPALMSIVGKHIWWLPRWLDRLLPDLDIEGESLERRLHAQQGEAQTASV; encoded by the coding sequence ATGGCATGGCAGCTGTTCCGGCTCGGCCGGTGGTGCTTCCGCCACCGCCGCATCGTGGTGGCCTTCTGGCTCGTCCTGCTGATCGGCGTCGGCGTCGGCTCCAAGACGTTGGCCGGCAGCACGGACGACCAGTTCACCCTCAACGGCATCGAGTCCACCCAGGCGTTCGACCTGATCAAGGCCCGTACGCCGGGCGCCGCGCCCGACGGTGCCAGCGCCCAGGTGGTGTTCCAGGCGCCGAAGGGCCAGCAGCTCACCTCTGCGTCCAACAAGGCGGCTGTGGAGCGGGCGCTCGCCCTGGTGAAGACCAAGGACGTCGTCTCGGTCGCGGACCCGTTCACCGCCGGGACGGTGTCGAAGGACGGCACCGTCGCCTACGCCTCGGTGAGCTACGCCAAGCAGGCCGTCGACCTGACCGACGCCGACAAGTCAGCCGCCGAGGCGGCCAAGGCGAGCGGCACCAAGGCCGGGCTCACCGTCGCGATCGGTGGCGACGCCTTCCAGAGCACCAGCGCCGGCGGGGCGGCCGAGGGGATCGGCATCCTGGTCGCCCTGTTCGTGCTGGTCATCACCTTCGGCTCGCTGATCGCGGCCGGGATGCCGCTGCTGACGGCGATCGTCGGGCTGGGCATCGGGCTGCTCGGGATCACCACCCTGACGGGCTTCCTCACGCTGAGCTCGACGACCTCCGCGCTCGGCAGCATGCTCGGCCTCGCCGTCGGCATCGACTACGCCCTCTTCATCATGTCCCGCTACCAGCACGAGGTCCGCAACGGACGCGACCCGGAGGAGGCGATCGGCCGCGCCGTCGGTACGGCGGGCTCCGCCGTCGTCTTCGCCGGCCTGACGGTGATCATCGCGCTTGCCGGACTCTCGATCTGCGGCATCGGCTTCCTCACCCAGATGGGTCTCGGCGGTGCCGGCATGGTCGCCCTCGCCGTCCTGATCGCCCTCACCCTGCTGCCCGCGCTGCTCGGCTTCGCCGGCAAGCGGGTGCTCGGCGGGAAGCTGCGCTTCCTCAAGGCCCGCGACGCCGAGGGCAGTGACGACGTGCGCACCAACGGTCGCCGGTGGGTCGAGCTGGTCGCCCGGCTGCGTGTGCCGTTCCTGGTCGGCGGGATCCTCCTGGCCGCGGTGCTGTCGTTCCCGGTCACGAAGATGCAGCTCGCCCTCCCGGACAACGCCACCGCCGCCGCCGGTAGCGACCAGCGGGTCGGCTACGACCTGATCGCCGACTCCTTCGGTGCGGGCGCCAACGGACCGCTGGTGGTCGTCGTGGACACCGCCGGTGCCGGATCGGGCCAGCAGGCGCTCGACGCGGTGAACACGGCCGTCGCCACGATCGAGGGTGTCAAGACCGACGTCGTCGCGGTGATCCCTCCGGCCGGGGCCGGCAGCGACGCCACCCCGGCCGCCCGGCAGCAGCTCGTCAAGCAGCTCGATGCGGCGCGCTACGCGACGGTGACGGTGATCCCGCGGAGCGGCCCCTCCGACCAGGCCACCAAAGATCTGGTGGGCACCATCCGCGCCGACCTCTCGGACCTGACGAGCCGGACGGGTGCGCGCGCCCTGGTCAGTGGTCAGACCGCCGTGGGCGTGGACATCTCGCAGAAGCTGACCGATGTCTTCCCGCGCTACCTGCTGGTGGTGGTCGGGCTGGCGTTCGTCCTGCTGGTGCTGGTCTTCCGCTCGATCCTGGTGCCGCTGAAGGCCGCTGTCGGCTTCCTGCTCTCGGTCGGCATCTCGCTGGGCACCACCGTGGCCGTGTTCCAGTGGGGCTGGCTCAACAACCTGATCGGACTCGACGTGACCACCCCCGTCGTGTTCATCCTGCCGCTGCTGCTCACCGGCGTGCTCTTCGGCCTGGCGATGGACTACGAGGTCTTCCTGGTGACCCGGATGCGGGAGGCGTACGTCCACGGCGAGGAGGCTCGTGCGGCCGTCCGGACCGGCTTCAGCCACAGCGCACGCGTGGTCACCGCGGCGGCAGCGATCATGACTGGCGTCTTCTGCGGGTTCGCGCTGGGTGACGACGTGCTGATCAAGACCATCGGGTTCGCCCTCGCGGTCGGTGTCATCGCCGACGCCTTCCTGGTCCGCATGACCCTGGTCCCGGCCCTGATGTCGATCGTGGGCAAGCACATCTGGTGGCTGCCGCGCTGGCTGGACCGGCTGCTGCCCGATCTGGACATCGAGGGCGAGAGCCTCGAGCGCCGGTTGCATGCCCAGCAGGGCGAGGCGCAGACCGCCTCGGTGTGA
- a CDS encoding tyrosine-protein phosphatase: MTSRLANLRDLGNLPLARGGRTRPGVLLRSDAPYDGDLDPTGLPEGVSWPPAAVIDLRAERERVRSPYPWPTSTLTVAHELHDAGDLSRMPQLGLVAVYASILETAAERVTAVPGLLAPEGPTLIHCAAGKDRTGIVVAVLLLLAGVEPEAVVADYLLTAAQMDGVVARLTAAGGLKPGRSREEWLAAPEEAGRLVVDTVTAHPGGVEGWYVEHGGDPAALERFRARFVGGA, encoded by the coding sequence GTGACCAGTCGCCTCGCCAACCTCCGAGACCTCGGCAACCTGCCGCTCGCCCGTGGAGGTCGCACCCGTCCGGGGGTGCTGCTGCGCAGCGATGCCCCCTACGACGGGGACCTCGACCCGACCGGGCTCCCCGAGGGCGTCTCCTGGCCGCCCGCGGCGGTGATCGACCTGCGGGCGGAGCGGGAGCGGGTGCGCTCGCCGTACCCGTGGCCGACCAGCACGCTCACCGTCGCGCACGAGCTGCACGATGCAGGGGATCTGAGCCGGATGCCGCAGCTGGGCCTGGTGGCGGTCTACGCGTCGATCCTGGAGACGGCGGCCGAGCGCGTCACCGCCGTACCGGGACTGCTCGCCCCCGAGGGCCCGACCTTGATCCACTGTGCCGCAGGCAAGGACCGGACCGGCATCGTCGTCGCCGTTCTCCTGCTGCTCGCCGGCGTCGAGCCCGAGGCGGTGGTCGCCGACTACCTGCTGACGGCGGCGCAGATGGACGGGGTCGTCGCGCGCCTCACCGCCGCCGGCGGGTTGAAGCCCGGGCGCTCGCGCGAGGAGTGGCTCGCCGCACCCGAGGAGGCCGGCCGGCTGGTCGTCGACACGGTGACCGCGCACCCCGGTGGCGTCGAGGGTTGGTACGTCGAGCACGGCGGCGACCCGGCCGCGCTGGAGCGCTTCCGGGCTCGCTTCGTCGGCGGCGCCTGA
- a CDS encoding amidohydrolase family protein has protein sequence MSTPFALTDVTLVTGDRDGTVRPATTIVVDGEGRIAQVGAAAEVAVPAGHRIIDGSGRFVVPGLINAHTHLFADGKPLPPILLKESAEALVAAFMHSPPGGWMVKRRTRANVSTQLHSGVTTLRSVGDVGYEVVAVANEIAAGRYVGPRVLASGPLMAISGGHGAPQIALVSDSPWNARRNVRRSLRKGVTAIKIAATGGVTDARVVGEAGRPQMTEEEMTAICEEAHNAGIVVAAHAQSRAGITAALRAGVDTIEHGASMSEEMIELFRDNPRSLRGFSALIPTLQVCLALIKLDPELTGINAVARANAEIIGEEMLRGVADAIANDITIGMGTDAALTHVTHYNTWRELDLLVRFGGLSPARALHAATQENARILGLDAVTGSVRTGLAADLVVLDAHPLEDFRTFTAPHCVVVGGTVIERPQVTRFAEIDERLDTI, from the coding sequence ATGAGCACACCGTTCGCCCTCACCGACGTCACCCTCGTGACCGGTGACAGGGACGGCACCGTCCGGCCCGCGACCACGATCGTGGTCGACGGCGAGGGCCGCATCGCCCAGGTCGGCGCAGCCGCCGAGGTGGCCGTGCCGGCCGGCCACCGGATCATCGACGGGAGCGGGCGCTTCGTCGTACCGGGGCTGATCAACGCCCACACGCACCTGTTCGCCGACGGCAAGCCGCTGCCGCCGATCCTGCTCAAGGAGTCGGCGGAGGCGCTGGTGGCGGCCTTCATGCACAGCCCACCCGGCGGCTGGATGGTGAAGCGACGGACCCGGGCCAACGTCTCGACCCAGCTGCACTCGGGCGTGACCACGCTGCGCAGCGTCGGCGACGTCGGCTACGAGGTCGTCGCCGTCGCGAACGAGATCGCCGCGGGGAGGTACGTCGGGCCCCGGGTGCTCGCTTCGGGCCCGCTGATGGCCATCAGCGGAGGCCACGGCGCCCCGCAGATCGCCCTGGTCAGCGACTCGCCCTGGAACGCGCGGCGCAACGTACGCCGGAGCCTGCGCAAGGGCGTGACCGCGATCAAGATCGCGGCGACCGGCGGGGTCACCGACGCCCGCGTCGTCGGTGAGGCCGGCCGTCCCCAGATGACCGAGGAGGAGATGACGGCGATCTGCGAGGAGGCGCACAACGCCGGCATCGTGGTCGCCGCGCACGCGCAGAGCCGGGCCGGGATCACCGCCGCGCTGCGCGCCGGCGTCGACACGATCGAGCACGGCGCCAGCATGAGCGAGGAGATGATCGAGCTGTTCAGGGACAACCCCCGCTCGCTGCGCGGGTTCTCGGCCTTGATCCCGACGCTCCAGGTCTGCCTTGCACTGATCAAGCTCGATCCCGAGCTCACCGGCATCAACGCAGTCGCCCGCGCGAATGCCGAGATCATCGGCGAGGAGATGCTGCGGGGCGTGGCGGACGCGATCGCCAACGACATCACCATCGGGATGGGCACCGACGCGGCGTTGACGCACGTGACGCACTACAACACCTGGCGCGAGCTCGACCTGCTCGTCCGCTTCGGCGGCCTCAGCCCCGCCCGGGCGCTGCACGCGGCGACCCAGGAGAACGCCCGCATCCTCGGTCTCGACGCGGTGACCGGGTCGGTCCGGACCGGCTTGGCTGCCGACCTGGTCGTCCTGGACGCCCACCCCCTCGAGGACTTCCGGACCTTCACCGCGCCGCACTGCGTCGTGGTCGGCGGCACCGTCATCGAGCGCCCGCAGGTCACCCGCTTCGCGGAGATCGACGAGCGGCTCGACACGATCTGA
- a CDS encoding LapA family protein, with protein MSVRTVLVAVLVVLALVFVFQNTSSRRVHFLFWSMSMPTWIWLLILFVVGVAVGSMFPWLRRKRG; from the coding sequence GTGAGCGTGCGGACCGTGCTCGTGGCGGTGCTCGTCGTCCTCGCACTGGTCTTCGTCTTCCAGAACACCTCCTCGCGGCGAGTGCACTTCCTGTTCTGGTCCATGTCGATGCCGACCTGGATCTGGCTGCTGATCCTCTTCGTGGTCGGCGTGGCGGTGGGCTCGATGTTCCCCTGGTTGCGCCGGAAGCGCGGCTAG
- a CDS encoding S-(hydroxymethyl)mycothiol dehydrogenase — protein MQQVKGVIARSKGAPVELVTINIPDPGPGEAVVSIQACGVCHTDLHYREGGINDEFPFLLGHEAAGVVESVGEGVTEVAAGDFVILNWRAVCGQCRACRRGEPQYCFNTHNASQRMSLEDGTELSPALGIGAFAEKTLVAAGQCTKVDPAARPAAAGLLGCGVMAGIGAAINTGGVTRGTSVAVIGCGGVGVAAIAGSALAGANPIIAVDIDAKKLEQARRLGATHTVDSSAGDPVAAIKEIAGRFYEGAEGADVVIEAVGRPETWQQAFYARDLAGTVVLVGVPTPDMKVPDLPLIDVFGRGGALKSSWYGDCLPSRDFPMLIDLYRQGRLDLDAFVSEEIGIGDIEAAFDKMHRGEVLRSVVVL, from the coding sequence ATGCAGCAGGTGAAGGGTGTCATCGCCCGGTCCAAGGGTGCGCCGGTCGAGCTGGTCACCATCAACATCCCCGACCCGGGCCCGGGGGAGGCGGTGGTGAGCATCCAGGCGTGCGGGGTGTGCCACACCGACCTGCACTACCGCGAGGGCGGCATCAACGACGAGTTCCCGTTCCTGCTGGGCCACGAGGCCGCCGGAGTGGTGGAGTCGGTCGGCGAGGGCGTCACCGAGGTGGCGGCCGGTGACTTCGTGATCCTCAACTGGCGGGCCGTGTGCGGGCAGTGCCGAGCCTGCCGGCGCGGGGAGCCCCAGTACTGCTTCAACACCCACAACGCCTCCCAGCGGATGTCGCTCGAGGACGGCACCGAGCTCTCGCCGGCCCTGGGCATCGGTGCGTTCGCCGAGAAGACGCTGGTCGCAGCGGGCCAGTGCACCAAGGTCGATCCCGCGGCCCGCCCGGCTGCCGCGGGGCTCCTGGGCTGCGGCGTGATGGCCGGCATCGGCGCGGCGATCAACACCGGCGGCGTGACCCGCGGCACGTCGGTCGCGGTGATCGGCTGCGGCGGCGTGGGGGTCGCGGCGATCGCCGGCTCGGCGTTGGCGGGTGCGAACCCCATCATCGCTGTCGACATCGACGCCAAGAAGCTGGAGCAGGCCCGCCGGCTCGGCGCGACGCACACGGTCGACTCCTCCGCAGGCGATCCGGTGGCGGCCATCAAGGAGATCGCCGGACGGTTCTACGAGGGCGCCGAGGGCGCCGACGTGGTGATCGAGGCCGTCGGTCGCCCCGAGACGTGGCAGCAGGCGTTCTATGCCCGCGACCTGGCCGGCACCGTGGTGCTCGTCGGCGTACCGACTCCGGACATGAAGGTGCCGGACCTGCCGCTGATCGACGTCTTCGGCAGGGGTGGAGCGCTGAAGTCGTCGTGGTACGGCGACTGCCTGCCCTCGCGGGACTTCCCGATGCTGATCGACCTCTACCGGCAGGGCCGGCTGGACCTGGACGCCTTCGTCTCCGAGGAGATCGGGATCGGCGACATCGAGGCGGCCTTCGACAAGATGCACCGTGGCGAGGTGCTGCGCTCGGTGGTGGTCCTGTGA
- a CDS encoding MBL fold metallo-hydrolase, producing MTVRVDHGVTSGTFTLDGETYQVDNNVWVVGDDEECVVIDAPHSVEGILAVVGERRVKAIVCTHAHDDHVRVAPALRAAVNDGSGAPILLHPDDRPLWELTHGGPDDVDGELWDLDLADGLTLEVAGTTLRVLHTPGHAPGAVCLYAPELGCVFTGDTLFQGGPGATGRSFSDRPTLEASIRAALFVLPEETVVHTGHGDDTTIGAEKELLGS from the coding sequence GTGACCGTCCGGGTCGACCACGGCGTGACCTCGGGGACGTTCACGCTGGACGGCGAGACGTATCAGGTCGACAACAACGTCTGGGTGGTCGGCGACGACGAGGAGTGCGTCGTGATCGACGCGCCGCACTCCGTCGAGGGCATCCTCGCGGTCGTGGGGGAGCGACGGGTCAAGGCGATCGTGTGCACCCACGCCCACGACGACCACGTCCGGGTAGCGCCCGCGTTGCGGGCGGCGGTCAACGACGGCTCGGGCGCACCGATCCTGCTGCACCCCGACGACCGGCCGCTGTGGGAGCTGACCCACGGCGGTCCCGACGATGTCGACGGTGAGCTGTGGGACCTCGACCTGGCCGACGGGCTGACGCTGGAGGTGGCTGGGACGACGCTGCGGGTGCTGCACACCCCAGGACACGCGCCGGGGGCGGTCTGCCTCTACGCGCCGGAGCTGGGCTGCGTGTTCACCGGCGACACCCTCTTCCAGGGCGGCCCCGGTGCGACCGGCCGCTCCTTCAGCGACCGGCCCACCCTCGAGGCCTCGATCCGCGCGGCGCTGTTCGTGCTGCCGGAGGAGACGGTGGTGCACACCGGGCACGGGGACGACACCACGATCGGTGCGGAGAAGGAGCTGCTGGGGTCCTGA
- a CDS encoding STAS domain-containing protein: MALVPFVCTYDEGMRTLTLSGDLDEVGAGRLRQQLAAAMVDRSGSLVLDLSAVGSLPSSAVGVIAAARADMRAHFNSLDLVATPGTVASAVLPRYGMSVHAADTRAADHA, encoded by the coding sequence ATGGCCCTCGTCCCCTTCGTTTGTACCTACGACGAGGGCATGCGCACCCTCACCCTCTCCGGTGACCTCGACGAGGTCGGCGCGGGCCGGCTCCGCCAGCAGCTCGCCGCCGCGATGGTCGACCGCAGCGGCTCGCTGGTGCTCGATCTCAGCGCCGTCGGATCGCTGCCGAGCTCGGCCGTCGGCGTGATCGCGGCGGCCCGCGCCGACATGCGGGCCCACTTCAACAGCCTCGACCTCGTGGCGACGCCCGGCACCGTCGCGAGCGCGGTGTTGCCGCGCTACGGGATGAGCGTGCACGCCGCCGATACGCGTGCTGCGGATCACGCCTGA